From the genome of Candidatus Electrothrix communis, one region includes:
- a CDS encoding FAD-dependent oxidoreductase, with amino-acid sequence MITNADLLALDGKPGDFTVKVRKRPRYIDADKCTACGLCTQYCPKHLSDAYNEGLALTRPIHIDYAQAVPATYYIDPSACMSVQHDTCQICVPVCQSHAIDFSQQPEEVEIKVGAMVLSPGFGRIDDATLEKYSYGEHPDVVTAVEFERMTTASGPFLGEVKCFSDGRHPKSMAFIQCVGSRDLGCNNGYCSSVCCMYAIKEAMVAKEHDPEVDITVYYMDIRTQGKDFDKARERAEAMGVKFVRAKVAGVTPWGNNLRLTYSTLDGKHEFKPYDMVVLSVGLEAPKDAQGIAEMTGIELNHYDFAKTDTFSPLNTSVEGVVVAGAFQGPKDIPESVTQASATAGIVAGMLQQQRGLGIVHKSYPDEKPMDEEVRIGVFVCHCGINIASVVDVRKVEDSVEGMEGVVYHTDSLYSCSADAVKTLKDRIIEHNLNRVVIAACSPRTHEPLFQETLKDAGLNRCLIEMVNIRDQCSWVHAGEPEAATDKSQDLVRMAVAKARGMRPLPEQTVPVTPKALIIGAGIAGMTVALNLAEQGFDSVLVEKGEKLGGSLGLLNHTLDTHETASHLQKLVAKVEANKHIDVLTKAELKDFSGFIGNFSSVVGEEGGAEHTVDHGVVVLATGGHEHRPEGYQLEENSKVLTQTELEKRLAGKAKNRAPKSIVMIQCAGSRGDDLKYCSKVCCNHAVKNALTIKELNPASQVIVLYRDMRTYGYAEDAYREARLKGVIFIPYELDRKPVVSEEGKKLQVTFFDSLLQEEVEMTPELVALSVGIVPDGTEDLSKLLKAPLTDDRFFLEAHVKLRPVELPVSGVYVCGLAHGPKPVDETIAQAQAAAAKAAIPLVKGAVSIDPIVSVVEQEKCIGCGICASLCPFGSIEMIKVDKKRKAQTIAASCKACGICSSHCPTFAISMGGFTNEQIMDQITAFGNVKVAEPVEA; translated from the coding sequence ATGATAACCAATGCAGATCTTTTGGCATTGGACGGAAAACCGGGTGATTTCACTGTTAAGGTACGGAAACGCCCTCGTTATATTGATGCGGACAAGTGTACAGCCTGTGGGTTGTGTACCCAATACTGTCCCAAGCATCTTTCAGATGCGTACAATGAAGGATTGGCTCTGACCCGTCCTATTCATATTGACTATGCCCAGGCCGTGCCTGCGACATATTATATTGATCCTTCAGCCTGTATGTCTGTGCAGCACGATACCTGCCAGATCTGCGTGCCGGTTTGCCAGAGTCATGCCATTGACTTCAGCCAGCAGCCGGAAGAGGTTGAGATCAAGGTCGGGGCAATGGTGTTGTCACCAGGCTTCGGCAGGATTGATGACGCCACGCTGGAGAAATACTCCTATGGCGAGCACCCGGACGTGGTGACCGCTGTTGAGTTTGAGCGTATGACCACGGCTTCGGGACCCTTCCTCGGCGAGGTGAAATGCTTCTCCGACGGTCGCCATCCCAAATCCATGGCCTTTATCCAATGCGTTGGTTCCAGGGATCTGGGTTGCAATAACGGTTACTGTTCTTCGGTTTGCTGTATGTACGCAATCAAGGAAGCAATGGTTGCCAAGGAGCATGATCCGGAAGTAGACATCACAGTCTACTACATGGATATCCGCACCCAGGGTAAGGATTTTGATAAGGCCAGGGAACGGGCTGAGGCTATGGGCGTAAAGTTTGTCCGCGCCAAGGTCGCCGGTGTGACTCCTTGGGGGAATAACCTTCGCCTGACCTACTCCACCTTGGATGGCAAACACGAATTCAAGCCCTATGATATGGTGGTTCTTTCTGTGGGCCTGGAAGCGCCTAAGGATGCCCAAGGTATTGCCGAGATGACCGGTATTGAACTCAATCATTATGATTTTGCCAAAACCGATACCTTTAGCCCGTTAAACACCAGCGTTGAGGGTGTGGTTGTGGCCGGGGCGTTCCAGGGACCCAAGGATATTCCCGAGTCAGTTACCCAGGCATCGGCAACAGCCGGTATTGTTGCCGGGATGCTGCAACAACAGCGTGGGTTAGGGATTGTCCATAAGTCCTACCCGGACGAGAAGCCCATGGACGAAGAGGTCCGCATAGGAGTCTTTGTCTGCCATTGCGGTATCAATATCGCCTCGGTGGTAGATGTCCGTAAGGTGGAAGACTCGGTTGAGGGCATGGAAGGGGTTGTCTACCATACCGATTCTCTCTATTCCTGTTCTGCGGATGCGGTGAAGACGCTCAAGGATCGGATCATTGAACATAACCTGAACCGGGTAGTCATTGCCGCCTGTTCACCCAGAACCCATGAGCCGCTCTTTCAGGAAACGCTCAAGGATGCAGGCCTGAACCGTTGTTTGATCGAGATGGTCAATATTCGCGATCAATGTTCTTGGGTCCATGCTGGCGAGCCGGAAGCGGCCACGGATAAATCACAAGATCTGGTGCGTATGGCTGTGGCCAAGGCCAGAGGAATGCGGCCTTTGCCGGAGCAGACCGTGCCGGTTACCCCCAAGGCCTTGATCATCGGGGCAGGCATTGCCGGGATGACCGTGGCGCTGAACTTGGCAGAGCAGGGTTTTGATTCTGTATTGGTGGAAAAAGGGGAAAAACTGGGCGGCAGCCTGGGTCTGCTGAATCATACCCTGGATACCCACGAGACTGCTTCTCATCTGCAAAAGCTGGTGGCCAAGGTTGAGGCGAATAAGCATATTGACGTGCTGACCAAGGCTGAGTTGAAAGATTTTTCTGGCTTTATCGGTAATTTTTCCTCTGTGGTTGGAGAAGAGGGCGGTGCCGAGCATACGGTTGATCACGGCGTTGTGGTCCTGGCAACTGGTGGGCATGAGCATCGTCCTGAAGGCTATCAGCTGGAGGAGAACAGCAAGGTGCTCACCCAGACGGAATTGGAAAAACGTTTGGCAGGAAAAGCAAAAAATCGGGCGCCCAAATCTATCGTTATGATCCAGTGTGCCGGATCTCGCGGAGATGACCTGAAGTATTGTTCCAAGGTTTGCTGTAACCATGCGGTCAAAAATGCGTTGACGATCAAAGAACTGAATCCGGCCTCACAGGTGATTGTTCTGTATCGTGATATGCGGACCTACGGTTATGCTGAGGATGCCTATCGGGAGGCCCGGCTTAAGGGCGTTATTTTTATCCCTTATGAACTGGATAGGAAACCCGTGGTCTCTGAAGAAGGGAAAAAATTGCAGGTCACATTTTTTGACTCCCTGCTTCAAGAGGAGGTCGAAATGACCCCTGAGCTGGTCGCTCTGTCCGTGGGTATTGTCCCCGATGGAACCGAGGATCTGAGCAAATTGCTCAAGGCCCCGCTTACCGATGACCGTTTCTTCCTGGAGGCCCATGTTAAGTTGCGGCCTGTTGAATTGCCGGTTTCCGGTGTCTATGTCTGCGGTCTGGCCCACGGCCCGAAACCGGTGGATGAGACCATTGCCCAGGCCCAGGCAGCTGCGGCCAAGGCGGCCATCCCGCTGGTCAAGGGTGCCGTCAGCATTGATCCGATTGTTTCAGTGGTGGAGCAGGAAAAATGCATCGGTTGCGGTATCTGTGCCAGCCTTTGTCCTTTTGGTTCCATTGAGATGATCAAGGTGGACAAGAAGCGCAAGGCGCAGACCATTGCTGCATCCTGTAAGGCCTGCGGTATCTGCTCCAGCCATTGTCCGACCTTTGCCATCTCTATGGGCGGGTTCACCAATGAGCAGATTATGGATCAGATTACTGCCTTCGGTAATGTGAAGGTAGCAGAACCGGTCGAGGCGTAA
- a CDS encoding hydrogenase iron-sulfur subunit: MSNDFSPKILGFLCNWCCYAAADAAGVSRFQYPPNLRTIRVMCTGRVDPAFILRGFIEGADGIFTGGUQHGECHYQVGNYDAMGVDALVRKVLEDVGIRKERYDLQWASAAEAPRFVQLITGFTERMKDLGPLGEAEGLSQEEIKAKLEKALAVVSDQKVRVSFGNAAKAVRKDAVWTPEHIDEVVTTKMAKTLDKALA, from the coding sequence ATGAGCAACGATTTCAGTCCCAAAATTCTGGGTTTTTTATGTAACTGGTGCTGCTATGCAGCTGCCGATGCAGCCGGGGTCTCCCGGTTTCAGTACCCGCCCAACCTGCGCACCATCCGGGTTATGTGTACCGGTCGGGTTGATCCCGCCTTTATCCTGCGCGGTTTTATCGAAGGCGCAGACGGTATTTTTACCGGCGGCTGACAACACGGAGAATGTCATTACCAGGTAGGTAATTACGATGCAATGGGTGTGGATGCGCTGGTCAGAAAGGTACTGGAAGACGTGGGTATCCGCAAAGAACGTTATGATTTACAATGGGCTTCAGCTGCTGAGGCACCGCGCTTTGTTCAGTTGATTACTGGATTTACCGAGCGCATGAAAGATCTCGGCCCGCTGGGCGAGGCTGAGGGTCTGTCTCAAGAAGAGATCAAAGCAAAGTTGGAAAAAGCCTTAGCTGTGGTCTCGGACCAGAAGGTCCGGGTCAGCTTTGGCAATGCTGCCAAGGCAGTGCGTAAGGATGCGGTTTGGACACCGGAGCATATTGACGAGGTTGTCACAACCAAGATGGCTAAAACCCTGGATAAGGCTTTGGCCTAA